Proteins found in one Arcobacter sp. F2176 genomic segment:
- the clpS gene encoding ATP-dependent Clp protease adapter ClpS: MANEFEIELNDDLEVQEPKKYKVLLLNDNYSTMDFVIDILVKIFKKTTDEATVIMLNIHNNGKEVCGTYTHEIASTKVMQVKNLARQKGFPLKAIMEEE, encoded by the coding sequence TTGGCAAATGAGTTTGAAATAGAGTTAAATGATGATTTAGAAGTGCAAGAACCAAAGAAATATAAAGTGTTATTATTAAATGATAACTATTCTACTATGGATTTTGTAATTGATATACTTGTAAAGATTTTTAAAAAAACAACTGATGAAGCAACTGTTATAATGTTAAACATACATAATAATGGAAAAGAAGTTTGTGGAACATATACCCATGAAATAGCTTCTACAAAAGTTATGCAAGTAAAAAATTTAGCTAGACAAAAGGGCTTTCCTTTAAAAGCTATAATGGAAGAAGAGTAA
- a CDS encoding leucine-rich repeat domain-containing protein produces MTSRAGLIIRNNSSYMELYKSKTLISYTQKILNNPIDVLIDDSWITRIFDWADENKIDELHFIEKGFNNKYPRGLPRDKQTLLNLEELNLSKYNLTYLPKEICNLTKLKKLHLYKNRLRFIPREINNLQMLVELSLSKNNLSRLPDEICELKNLEVLTLFENSITSLPSKIGQLKNLIKLNLLGNELRILPTSICELEKLDSLSIFDNKLESLPSDIGNLINLTELLVNHNYLVELPESIGELKKLKVLWLYENRLERLPCSIGNLSELTDLWLYSNNLKTIPNEISKLTNLKELWLSNNCLINLPHSLDSLKRLKEFNLSNNNIVHLPIELAYLKDLSWLEVDKTVSIGNEFDEFIQKSIMKFS; encoded by the coding sequence ATGACTAGTAGAGCAGGACTAATAATTAGAAACAACTCCTCATATATGGAGCTTTATAAAAGCAAAACACTTATATCTTATACTCAAAAGATATTGAATAATCCCATTGATGTTTTAATAGACGACTCATGGATAACTAGAATATTTGATTGGGCAGATGAAAATAAAATTGATGAGTTACATTTCATTGAAAAGGGTTTTAATAATAAATATCCAAGGGGACTTCCACGGGATAAACAGACTTTATTAAATTTAGAAGAATTAAATCTCTCAAAATATAATTTGACTTATCTTCCAAAAGAAATATGTAATTTAACTAAACTAAAGAAATTACATTTATACAAAAATAGATTAAGGTTTATTCCCAGAGAGATTAATAATTTACAAATGTTGGTTGAACTAAGTTTATCAAAAAATAATTTGTCTAGATTACCAGATGAAATTTGTGAATTAAAAAACTTAGAAGTTTTAACACTTTTTGAGAATTCTATTACTTCATTGCCTAGTAAAATTGGACAATTGAAAAACTTAATAAAATTGAATTTATTAGGAAATGAATTAAGGATATTACCAACTAGCATCTGTGAGTTAGAAAAATTAGATTCTTTGAGTATTTTTGATAATAAATTAGAATCTTTACCAAGTGATATAGGAAATTTAATAAATCTTACAGAGTTACTTGTAAATCATAATTATTTAGTTGAATTACCTGAAAGCATAGGTGAATTGAAAAAATTAAAAGTATTATGGTTATATGAAAATAGATTGGAAAGACTTCCTTGCAGTATTGGGAATTTAAGTGAATTGACTGATTTATGGCTTTATTCAAATAACTTAAAAACTATTCCTAACGAGATATCAAAACTAACAAATTTAAAAGAGTTATGGTTGTCAAATAATTGTTTAATTAATTTACCACATAGCTTAGATAGTTTGAAAAGATTAAAAGAGTTCAATCTCTCAAATAATAATATTGTTCATTTACCTATAGAGTTAGCTTATCTTAAAGATTTATCTTGGTTAGAAGTTGATAAAACTGTATCTATTGGCAATGAATTTGATGAATTTATACAAAAAAGTATAATGAAATTTTCTTAA
- a CDS encoding c-type cytochrome: protein MKKILLGSVVALFIFAGCNESTEETQKVQKVEKSTEQTTRENDTNNNIEIIKTKSNEIIDSSKEIVKAVKEETLKAVDDSKDATKDAIAKAKEVSVDVVKQANEVAKDISKSIDKVIANEDEIDERIKGLYVKCAGCHGKNGELHALGKSQKIGFWDEKKIEDSLLGYKNGTYGGDMKGIMKGQVMQLSETDIKALSKYISKIGK from the coding sequence ATGAAAAAAATTTTATTAGGTTCTGTTGTGGCACTATTTATATTTGCAGGTTGCAATGAAAGTACTGAAGAGACTCAAAAGGTACAAAAAGTTGAAAAATCAACTGAACAAACAACAAGAGAAAATGATACTAATAATAATATCGAAATTATAAAAACAAAAAGTAATGAAATAATTGATTCTAGTAAAGAAATTGTAAAAGCTGTAAAAGAAGAGACTTTAAAAGCAGTTGATGATTCAAAAGATGCTACAAAGGATGCTATTGCAAAAGCAAAAGAAGTTAGTGTTGATGTTGTAAAACAAGCAAATGAAGTAGCAAAAGATATTAGTAAAAGTATAGATAAAGTGATTGCAAATGAAGATGAAATTGATGAAAGAATTAAAGGTCTTTATGTAAAATGTGCTGGATGTCATGGAAAAAATGGAGAACTTCATGCCCTTGGAAAATCACAAAAAATAGGCTTCTGGGATGAAAAAAAGATTGAAGATTCTCTTCTAGGTTATAAAAATGGAACTTATGGTGGAGATATGAAAGGCATAATGAAAGGTCAAGTTATGCAATTAAGCGAAACCGATATAAAAGCTTTATCAAAGTATATTTCAAAAATAGGAAAATAA
- a CDS encoding phytanoyl-CoA dioxygenase family protein, giving the protein MQDLYPSRLNEEKIIPRVDKTVYSKKQQGEYSLNNIELDEYEKNGFITFPNIFKEDEIQQMIQEIDLMADNDDLIKNEEFICEPTSNKLRTIFNQHLFSTLFEKLSKDPRILNKVKQLLGSDVYIHHSRINIKPAYQGKSFPWHSDFETWHTEDGLPNCRCLSAWVMLNDNTEFNGPLYLIPNSHKKYVSCKGKTPEDNYKKSLKKQEYGVPSLKAIEQLVKDSNIVGAYGKAGTLVIHDGNIMHGSCDNISPFSRTNAFFVFNSVENIPTKPFGAKSNRASFLALDDYEPMKSN; this is encoded by the coding sequence ATGCAGGATTTATATCCATCAAGACTAAATGAAGAAAAGATTATACCAAGAGTTGATAAAACAGTATATAGTAAAAAACAACAAGGTGAATACTCTTTAAATAATATTGAGTTAGATGAGTATGAAAAGAATGGATTTATCACATTTCCAAATATTTTTAAAGAAGATGAAATACAGCAAATGATCCAAGAGATAGACTTGATGGCTGATAATGATGATTTGATTAAAAATGAAGAGTTTATTTGTGAACCAACGAGCAATAAATTAAGAACGATTTTTAATCAACATCTTTTTAGTACTCTTTTTGAGAAGCTTTCAAAAGATCCTCGAATACTAAATAAAGTTAAGCAACTTTTGGGAAGTGATGTTTATATTCATCATAGTAGGATTAATATAAAACCAGCTTATCAAGGAAAATCTTTTCCATGGCATAGTGATTTTGAAACTTGGCACACAGAAGATGGTTTGCCAAATTGTAGGTGTTTAAGTGCTTGGGTTATGTTAAATGATAATACAGAATTTAATGGACCCTTATACTTAATTCCAAATAGTCACAAAAAATATGTTTCTTGTAAAGGAAAAACACCAGAGGATAACTATAAAAAATCTTTGAAAAAGCAAGAATATGGTGTACCTAGCTTAAAAGCAATTGAACAATTAGTCAAAGATAGTAATATAGTAGGTGCATATGGAAAAGCTGGAACACTAGTAATCCATGATGGAAATATTATGCATGGAAGCTGTGATAATATATCACCATTTAGTAGAACTAATGCATTTTTTGTTTTTAATTCAGTAGAAAATATTCCAACAAAACCTTTTGGTGCTAAAAGTAATAGGGCTTCCTTTTTGGCATTAGATGATTATGAACCAATGAAAAGTAACTAA
- a CDS encoding DnaJ domain-containing protein codes for MKEILKRLEIIKSCIAIEDEESLYPQVHRLYSLQIDEKVKKILKLIEETNFQEVISLIDQYLGQFSSLVVHEDKETQGLKIELKVLEKELLALSCKIEEHHNKINDFNSRYHKEVGVLIEEILILREEYFEFLYKKDGKKYEYEYFEAKKDFENFHEEIKKFKLDDPYELTKIEKAELKRLYRKASRLCHPDIIEEAKKDKAEEIFKELNSAYQQNNLKKVSRILNNLLNGESFSLESDTLFDKNILKNKIELAREKIKLAKTEIEIIKKDETFRLINKIENLDEYIYEMKQELKEEKENLVAKMRQYSTTI; via the coding sequence ATGAAAGAGATTTTAAAGAGATTAGAAATCATTAAAAGTTGTATTGCTATTGAAGATGAAGAGAGTCTTTATCCCCAAGTGCATAGACTTTACTCTTTACAAATCGATGAAAAAGTAAAAAAAATACTAAAACTTATTGAAGAGACAAATTTTCAAGAAGTTATATCCTTAATTGATCAGTATTTAGGTCAATTTTCAAGTTTAGTAGTACATGAAGACAAAGAGACTCAAGGCTTAAAAATAGAATTAAAAGTTTTGGAAAAAGAACTTTTAGCTCTAAGTTGCAAGATTGAAGAACATCACAATAAAATAAATGATTTTAATAGTAGATACCATAAAGAAGTTGGTGTACTAATAGAAGAGATACTTATTTTAAGAGAAGAGTATTTCGAATTTTTGTATAAAAAAGATGGTAAAAAATATGAGTATGAATATTTTGAAGCAAAAAAAGACTTTGAAAACTTTCATGAAGAGATAAAAAAATTTAAGCTAGATGACCCATATGAGCTTACAAAAATAGAAAAAGCTGAATTAAAAAGACTTTATCGAAAAGCTAGTAGATTGTGTCATCCAGATATTATAGAAGAGGCTAAAAAAGATAAAGCAGAAGAGATTTTTAAAGAATTAAATTCAGCATATCAACAAAACAATCTAAAAAAAGTATCTAGAATATTAAATAATCTTTTAAATGGCGAGAGTTTTTCACTTGAATCAGATACTCTTTTTGACAAAAATATTTTAAAAAATAAAATTGAACTAGCTAGAGAAAAAATAAAGTTAGCAAAAACAGAGATTGAAATTATAAAAAAAGACGAAACTTTTAGATTAATAAATAAAATAGAAAATTTAGATGAATATATATATGAGATGAAACAAGAGTTAAAAGAAGAGAAAGAGAACCTAGTTGCTAAAATGCGCCAATATTCAACAACAATATAA
- the bioD gene encoding dethiobiotin synthase: MIKKKNYVSNQSLFITATNTDVGKTYAASVFLKKFAKDGFKVGYYKPIETGVIDKPIDGLSMLELTKKLNPDFDVDIDFVVPYQFELPAAPYVAKKEKDIDIDFIIKRKKELKEFCDILIIEGAGGLMVPILEDLFMIDLIKKLETKVALICPSKLGGINDTLLSQEALKNKNIDFEWYINLYKDKDSFEEVSLPFYINHFKKIKYLQDLI, from the coding sequence ATGATAAAAAAGAAAAATTACGTTTCAAATCAAAGCTTATTTATAACTGCAACTAATACAGATGTTGGTAAAACTTATGCTGCATCTGTATTTTTAAAGAAATTTGCAAAAGATGGATTTAAGGTTGGATATTACAAACCTATTGAAACAGGAGTCATAGATAAACCTATTGATGGTCTTTCTATGCTTGAATTAACAAAAAAATTAAATCCTGATTTTGATGTTGATATAGATTTTGTAGTACCTTATCAATTTGAACTTCCTGCAGCTCCTTATGTGGCGAAAAAAGAAAAAGATATTGATATTGACTTTATAATAAAAAGAAAAAAAGAGTTAAAAGAATTTTGTGATATTTTGATTATTGAAGGTGCGGGAGGTTTAATGGTTCCTATTTTAGAAGATTTATTTATGATAGATTTAATAAAAAAACTTGAAACAAAAGTAGCACTAATATGCCCTAGTAAGCTAGGAGGTATAAATGATACTTTGTTATCACAAGAAGCTTTGAAAAATAAAAATATTGATTTTGAATGGTATATTAACCTTTATAAAGATAAAGATAGTTTTGAGGAAGTATCACTTCCATTTTATATAAATCATTTTAAAAAAATTAAATATTTACAAGACTTAATTTAA
- a CDS encoding ectoine synthase — translation MIVLDINKDIIGTDKEVHAEEGQWVSRRMLLKGDNMGFSFHETIIKANTKTHIHYQNHLEAVYCVAGNGKIEDLKTGKVHEIYDGVMYALNEHDDHNLYGGTEDMRLICVFNPPIKGTENHDENGVYPLED, via the coding sequence ATGATTGTATTAGATATAAATAAAGATATTATAGGCACAGATAAAGAAGTTCACGCAGAAGAAGGACAATGGGTTAGTAGAAGAATGCTTTTAAAAGGTGATAATATGGGATTCTCATTCCATGAAACTATCATAAAAGCAAATACGAAAACGCATATTCATTATCAAAACCATCTTGAAGCAGTTTATTGTGTAGCAGGAAATGGTAAAATTGAAGATTTGAAAACTGGAAAAGTTCATGAGATTTATGATGGTGTTATGTATGCACTAAATGAACATGATGACCATAATTTATATGGTGGAACAGAAGATATGAGACTGATTTGTGTATTTAATCCTCCTATTAAAGGAACAGAAAACCACGATGAAAATGGAGTTTATCCATTAGAAGATTAA
- the ectB gene encoding diaminobutyrate--2-oxoglutarate transaminase, translating into MRIFENLESEVRGYIRSFPTIFETSKGTVLTNEQGEEFIDFFAGAGTLNYGHNNEHISKALIEYIQKDGVIHGLDMATSAKKDFLQTFNDTILVPRNLDYKIQFTGPTGTNAVETALKLARLVKGRSNVVSFTNGFHGLTQGSSSVTGNNDYRDESYISRSNVSFMPFDGYFGDMNTMTIFRKFLEDSSSGLDIPAAVIVETIQGEGGINVASKEWLQELESICREYDILLIIDDIQVGNGRTGEFFSFEFAGINPDIVTVSKSIGGGLPMAIVLLKPDLDQWKPGEHTGTFRGNNLAFVAATVAISHYWQNDDLSNAVKYKEKLLKESLKKIADKYKDTFDIVIRGRGLAYGFEIKGDNSVAGEISKYAFAEKLIIETCGSEDQVVKFLPPLIIDEETLVEGLNRLEIAISKLVADKKEKLTEEF; encoded by the coding sequence ATGAGAATATTCGAAAATTTAGAATCAGAAGTAAGAGGATATATTAGGAGTTTTCCAACAATATTTGAAACTTCAAAAGGAACTGTTTTAACTAATGAACAAGGTGAAGAATTCATTGACTTTTTTGCAGGAGCTGGAACTTTAAATTATGGACATAATAATGAACATATCAGTAAAGCATTGATTGAATATATACAAAAAGATGGTGTTATTCATGGGCTTGATATGGCAACAAGTGCAAAAAAAGATTTTTTACAAACATTTAATGACACAATATTAGTACCTAGAAACTTAGATTACAAAATTCAATTTACAGGACCAACAGGAACAAATGCAGTAGAAACTGCACTTAAGCTTGCAAGACTTGTAAAAGGAAGAAGTAATGTTGTTTCTTTCACTAATGGTTTTCATGGTCTTACTCAAGGTTCATCTTCAGTAACTGGAAACAATGATTACAGAGATGAAAGTTATATTAGTAGATCAAATGTATCATTTATGCCATTTGATGGCTATTTTGGTGATATGAATACTATGACTATCTTTAGAAAATTTTTAGAAGATAGTAGTAGTGGACTTGATATTCCAGCCGCTGTAATTGTTGAGACTATTCAAGGTGAAGGTGGAATTAATGTAGCTAGCAAAGAGTGGTTACAAGAACTTGAATCTATTTGTAGAGAATATGATATTTTATTAATCATTGATGATATTCAAGTTGGTAATGGAAGAACTGGTGAATTTTTCTCATTTGAATTTGCAGGAATTAATCCTGACATTGTAACTGTATCAAAATCAATTGGTGGTGGATTACCAATGGCAATTGTATTATTAAAACCAGATTTAGACCAATGGAAACCAGGTGAACACACAGGTACCTTTAGAGGAAATAACTTAGCCTTTGTCGCTGCAACAGTTGCAATTTCACATTATTGGCAAAATGATGATTTATCAAATGCAGTTAAATATAAAGAAAAACTATTAAAAGAGAGTTTAAAAAAAATAGCTGATAAATACAAAGATACCTTTGATATTGTAATTAGAGGTAGAGGTTTGGCTTATGGATTTGAAATCAAAGGTGATAATTCAGTTGCTGGTGAGATTTCAAAATATGCATTTGCAGAAAAACTAATTATAGAAACTTGTGGTAGTGAAGATCAAGTTGTAAAATTCTTACCACCATTAATTATTGATGAAGAGACACTAGTAGAAGGTTTAAATAGACTTGAAATAGCTATTTCAAAACTAGTTGCAGATAAAAAAGAAAAATTAACAGAGGAATTTTAA
- a CDS encoding ferredoxin-thioredoxin reductase catalytic domain-containing protein: protein MIKKIDINSDEFQTTFELTKQFTDKVCEEYGFVYNPEDDVNESIQMGLTRNKLIYDKRYCPCFMVIGETQEEKDKADNRLCPCTPALKEEIPSQGHCHCGIFCTKEYVDSLNNSKKEKEEVVHSKGFTKEECVEILNKSQINAIEVEALLEARELGFINFNLVDVREWMEWVGHRIKGTDFLVPTTSFYQSIEVLEDKKDIPVVVYCHSGSRSAYCQNIMLSAGFKSVCNLDYGIMTYQGELLSGE from the coding sequence ATGATTAAAAAGATTGATATAAATAGTGATGAGTTTCAAACAACATTTGAATTAACAAAACAGTTTACAGATAAAGTTTGCGAAGAGTATGGATTTGTTTATAATCCAGAAGATGATGTAAATGAATCTATTCAAATGGGTTTGACTAGAAATAAACTTATATATGATAAGAGATATTGTCCATGTTTTATGGTAATAGGAGAAACTCAAGAAGAAAAAGATAAAGCTGATAATAGACTTTGTCCCTGTACCCCAGCCCTTAAAGAAGAGATTCCTTCACAAGGTCATTGTCACTGTGGTATTTTTTGCACAAAAGAGTATGTTGATTCTTTAAATAATAGTAAAAAAGAAAAAGAAGAAGTTGTTCATTCTAAAGGTTTTACAAAAGAAGAGTGTGTAGAAATTTTAAATAAATCTCAAATAAATGCAATAGAAGTTGAAGCTTTATTGGAAGCTAGAGAATTAGGTTTTATTAATTTTAATTTAGTTGATGTAAGAGAGTGGATGGAGTGGGTAGGTCACAGAATAAAAGGAACTGACTTTTTAGTTCCAACAACATCTTTTTATCAATCAATAGAAGTCCTTGAAGATAAAAAAGATATTCCTGTCGTAGTTTATTGTCATAGTGGAAGTAGAAGTGCTTATTGTCAAAATATTATGTTAAGTGCTGGATTTAAAAGCGTATGTAATTTAGACTATGGAATTATGACTTATCAAGGTGAACTGCTTTCAGGTGAATAA
- the clpA gene encoding ATP-dependent Clp protease ATP-binding subunit ClpA: MISKELREIFAQAVSYAKSSKHEYLTLEHIFLMLLNDEFIANMLLDLGLDTNKIFNDTKSHIEISTPRLPDNVNDEPIETTTLTSVIEHMVAHTQTSGKGFASVDDMFIAILKNEKSYATFALKSQGIERIDILEEIAHRDVEVDVQDENFEEEKRLNKKNETLENNATELVAVAKKGEIDPVIGRQREINRVIQVLSRRKKNNPILVGEPGVGKTAIAEGLALEIANNNVPSILKDSKVFSLDMGSMLAGTKYRGDFEKKLKTLLKEISKIPNAILFIDEIHTLVGAGSVGGGAMDASNILKPMLSNGKLRCIGATTFAEFRNDFSKDKALSRRFAKVDVSEPSSEDCVAILDGLKSKYEEFHNVKFNKKSLEVAVELSKKYINDRFLPDSAIDVIDEVAATKKLQLNADGKKKKPINITASDIENTVALMANIPPKSATKSDLTLLKSLEKNMQKRVFGQNDAIISIVRSIKVNRAGLGGESKPVGSFLFTGPTGVGKTEVAKELSKQLGIHFERFDMSEYMEAHTVSRLIGAPAGYVGFEQGGLLTEAIRKHPHSVLLLDEIEKAHPDLMSILLQVMDNAELTDNSGNKADFQNVVLIMTSNLGSSEANVMGFAKDDSLNENKAIKKFFAPEFRNRLDNIVTFKPLTLDIVSKVVGKFIEDMKEQIKDKNIDIVLSSKAKNELARLGYDKDMGARPLNRVISREIKDKITDEILFGKLKNGGLVKIDFVKDEFKFDYKEL, from the coding sequence ATGATAAGTAAAGAATTAAGAGAGATATTTGCACAAGCAGTATCTTATGCTAAAAGTAGTAAACATGAGTATTTGACATTGGAACATATTTTCTTAATGTTATTAAATGATGAATTTATAGCAAATATGTTGCTTGATTTAGGCTTGGACACTAATAAAATATTTAATGACACAAAATCACACATTGAAATAAGTACTCCAAGACTTCCAGATAATGTTAATGATGAGCCAATAGAAACAACAACTTTAACTTCAGTTATTGAACATATGGTTGCACATACACAAACTTCTGGAAAGGGGTTTGCAAGTGTTGATGATATGTTTATAGCAATTTTAAAAAATGAAAAATCATATGCAACTTTTGCTTTAAAAAGCCAAGGAATTGAAAGAATTGATATCCTAGAAGAGATAGCTCATAGAGATGTGGAAGTAGATGTTCAAGATGAAAATTTTGAAGAAGAAAAAAGATTAAATAAAAAAAATGAAACTTTGGAAAACAATGCAACTGAATTAGTAGCAGTTGCAAAAAAAGGTGAAATTGATCCAGTTATTGGACGACAAAGAGAAATAAATAGAGTAATTCAAGTTTTAAGTAGAAGAAAGAAAAATAATCCAATCTTAGTAGGAGAACCAGGAGTTGGTAAAACTGCTATTGCAGAGGGATTGGCTTTAGAAATAGCTAATAATAATGTACCTTCTATTTTAAAAGATTCAAAAGTTTTTTCTCTTGATATGGGTTCTATGCTAGCAGGGACAAAATATAGAGGGGATTTTGAGAAAAAATTAAAAACACTTTTAAAAGAGATAAGTAAAATTCCTAATGCAATATTATTTATAGATGAAATACATACTTTAGTAGGTGCTGGAAGTGTTGGCGGTGGAGCAATGGATGCTTCAAATATCTTAAAACCTATGCTTTCAAATGGAAAACTAAGATGTATAGGAGCAACTACTTTTGCAGAGTTTAGAAATGACTTTTCAAAAGATAAAGCACTAAGTAGAAGATTTGCAAAAGTTGATGTAAGTGAACCAAGTAGTGAAGATTGTGTTGCTATTTTAGATGGGCTTAAATCAAAATATGAAGAGTTCCATAATGTGAAATTCAACAAAAAATCTTTAGAAGTAGCAGTAGAACTAAGTAAAAAATATATTAACGATAGATTTTTACCTGATAGTGCAATTGATGTTATTGATGAGGTAGCTGCCACTAAAAAACTACAATTAAATGCAGATGGGAAAAAGAAAAAACCTATAAATATTACTGCAAGTGACATTGAAAATACTGTGGCTCTTATGGCAAATATTCCACCAAAATCAGCAACAAAATCTGATTTAACACTTCTAAAAAGTTTAGAAAAGAATATGCAAAAAAGAGTTTTTGGTCAAAATGATGCAATAATTTCAATTGTAAGATCTATTAAAGTTAATAGAGCAGGACTAGGTGGTGAGTCAAAACCAGTTGGAAGTTTTCTTTTTACAGGACCTACAGGTGTTGGTAAAACTGAAGTTGCAAAAGAGTTATCAAAACAACTTGGTATTCATTTTGAAAGATTTGATATGAGTGAATATATGGAAGCACATACTGTTTCAAGATTGATTGGAGCACCTGCTGGATATGTTGGATTTGAGCAAGGTGGTCTTCTAACAGAAGCTATTAGAAAACATCCTCATAGTGTATTATTACTTGATGAGATAGAAAAAGCTCACCCTGATTTGATGTCAATCTTACTTCAAGTTATGGATAATGCAGAATTAACTGATAATAGTGGAAATAAAGCAGATTTTCAAAATGTTGTTTTAATTATGACTTCAAACTTAGGTTCTTCAGAAGCAAATGTTATGGGATTTGCCAAAGATGATTCTTTAAATGAAAATAAAGCAATTAAGAAATTCTTTGCACCAGAATTTAGAAATAGACTTGATAATATTGTAACCTTTAAGCCACTTACATTAGACATTGTTTCAAAAGTTGTTGGTAAATTTATTGAGGATATGAAAGAGCAAATCAAAGATAAAAATATTGATATTGTTCTAAGCTCAAAAGCTAAGAATGAGTTAGCAAGACTTGGATATGACAAAGATATGGGTGCAAGACCACTAAATAGAGTTATTTCTCGTGAAATAAAAGATAAAATCACTGATGAAATTTTATTTGGAAAACTAAAAAATGGTGGTTTGGTTAAAATTGATTTTGTAAAAGATGAATTTAAATTTGATTATAAAGAGTTATAA
- a CDS encoding aspartate kinase encodes MSIKVCKFGGSSVKNASQIKKVLDIVKDDDGRKIIVVSAPGRDDNFDEKITDHLLNIATSGKHFEENFISISKKQSYEAIIDKYRRLCSDLNVKGDDLIKSLDKDLSNSLLKGERKEAFFLSRGEHYNAKIIQRYFSNEGLNIKLMLPEEFGFILSEDFRDGKVQKVTYKNIEEKFDTTKDIKYLVPGFYGVTENNEIAVMSRGGSDLTGGELAYALDANKYENWTDTNGVYEVDPRVISGSKVIPRLTFKELRLLSSKGFNVFHFNAMLNCKKSKIPINIRNTNNKEHCGTMILSERVPMEDLVGIAKLDNMASIYLQKDMLADEIGFTAELLKIFSEFGINTYHYPTDRDDISILVEQEDLKGKINNLRREIEKRLKTDNIIVSYNLCVITLVGIGLKQNTFAIVDAINALKDKNISFDMLDMSPSKISLHIGVAQNIANNALETLYESLLQKEESI; translated from the coding sequence ATGAGTATAAAAGTATGTAAATTTGGAGGTAGTTCTGTAAAAAATGCCTCCCAAATAAAAAAAGTCTTAGATATTGTAAAAGATGATGATGGTAGAAAAATAATTGTAGTTTCTGCACCAGGTAGAGATGATAATTTTGATGAAAAAATAACTGATCATTTATTAAATATAGCAACTTCAGGTAAACATTTTGAAGAAAATTTTATAAGTATAAGCAAAAAACAAAGTTATGAAGCGATTATAGATAAATATAGAAGATTATGTAGTGATTTAAATGTTAAAGGTGATGATTTAATAAAATCTTTGGACAAAGATTTATCAAATTCATTGTTAAAAGGCGAAAGAAAAGAGGCTTTTTTCTTGTCACGAGGTGAACATTATAATGCAAAAATAATACAAAGATATTTTTCAAATGAGGGCTTAAATATAAAACTTATGTTACCAGAAGAGTTTGGATTTATTTTAAGTGAGGATTTTAGAGATGGAAAAGTACAAAAAGTAACTTATAAAAATATAGAAGAAAAATTTGATACGACTAAAGATATAAAATATTTAGTTCCTGGATTTTATGGTGTAACAGAAAATAATGAAATAGCAGTTATGAGTAGGGGTGGAAGTGATCTTACTGGTGGAGAACTAGCTTATGCTCTTGATGCCAATAAGTATGAAAACTGGACAGATACAAATGGTGTTTATGAAGTAGATCCCAGAGTTATTAGTGGGTCGAAGGTAATACCAAGACTTACATTTAAAGAGTTAAGATTACTTAGTTCAAAAGGGTTTAATGTATTTCACTTTAATGCAATGCTAAATTGTAAAAAAAGTAAAATTCCAATTAATATTAGAAATACAAATAATAAAGAACATTGTGGAACTATGATATTGAGTGAAAGAGTTCCTATGGAAGATTTAGTTGGAATTGCAAAGCTTGATAATATGGCATCTATTTATCTTCAAAAAGATATGTTGGCCGATGAGATAGGGTTTACTGCTGAGTTATTAAAAATATTTAGTGAGTTTGGAATTAATACTTACCATTATCCAACAGATAGAGATGATATCTCTATTTTAGTAGAACAAGAAGATTTAAAAGGTAAGATAAATAATTTAAGAAGAGAGATAGAAAAAAGACTAAAAACAGACAATATTATTGTTTCTTATAATTTATGTGTAATTACATTAGTTGGAATTGGATTAAAACAAAATACTTTTGCAATTGTTGATGCTATTAATGCTTTAAAAGATAAAAATATTAGCTTTGATATGCTTGATATGAGTCCATCTAAAATTTCGCTTCATATTGGGGTTGCACAAAATATTGCAAATAATGCACTTGAAACACTTTATGAAAGTTTATTACAAAAAGAAGAATCTATATAA